A genomic stretch from Burkholderia pyrrocinia includes:
- a CDS encoding integrating conjugative element protein: MTASAQVTLGNGSVNATGNVIGDDVLYSIGSGRAVSMTPAGNMQSLGVGIGWNSNLICGDMSITTTLQNQLNGLTNGFQSIMSSVIQSATSAVASLPALIIQRADPGLYNLLTNGILQARLDFDRSKTTCRAIADRMADMAGNQLGWSRMAEGMALKDVVRSGNNDAVSAVEKAEKSRGNSGVPWIGGSNAGGSGQAPIRVVGDVTRAGYNLLNGRNATASSNIDSNSCGSRLTCQTWSSPQAAATWATRVLGEREQRTCETCSKVQTTPGVGLTPLIQEEYDTKLKALRELVAGGKPMTVANLATAGSASLPVTRGVIEALRDEPDQDLLGQRLASEVALTSVLEKALLLQRTLFAGKKEPNVAANELATQAVDQESTALNQEIVNLKTELELRRELAGNSPMMIIQRHGARAAGSRGVYEGDPVRDRVQEIQKPASSK; this comes from the coding sequence ATGACCGCCTCCGCCCAGGTGACGCTCGGAAACGGTAGCGTCAATGCTACCGGCAACGTGATCGGCGACGATGTGCTGTACAGCATCGGCAGTGGCCGCGCGGTCTCGATGACACCGGCCGGCAACATGCAGAGCCTCGGCGTCGGCATCGGCTGGAACAGCAACCTCATTTGCGGCGACATGAGCATCACCACCACGCTGCAGAACCAGCTCAACGGCCTCACCAACGGCTTCCAGAGCATCATGTCGAGCGTGATCCAGAGCGCCACCAGCGCCGTGGCATCGCTGCCGGCGCTGATCATCCAGCGCGCCGATCCGGGGCTGTACAACCTGCTGACCAATGGCATCCTCCAGGCCCGCCTCGACTTCGATCGCTCCAAGACGACGTGCCGCGCCATCGCCGACCGCATGGCCGACATGGCTGGCAATCAGCTCGGATGGAGTCGCATGGCCGAGGGGATGGCGCTCAAGGACGTGGTGCGCTCGGGCAACAACGACGCCGTCAGCGCCGTCGAGAAAGCGGAGAAAAGCCGGGGCAATAGCGGCGTCCCCTGGATCGGGGGCAGCAACGCCGGCGGCAGCGGGCAGGCGCCGATCCGCGTGGTCGGCGACGTCACCCGCGCCGGCTACAACCTGCTCAACGGCCGCAACGCCACGGCCAGCAGCAACATCGACAGCAACAGTTGCGGTAGCCGGCTGACCTGCCAAACCTGGTCCTCGCCACAGGCGGCCGCCACGTGGGCCACCCGCGTGCTGGGCGAGCGCGAGCAGCGCACCTGCGAGACGTGCTCGAAGGTACAAACGACACCAGGTGTCGGGCTCACGCCGCTGATCCAGGAAGAGTACGACACCAAGCTCAAGGCGCTGCGTGAGCTGGTAGCCGGTGGCAAGCCGATGACCGTCGCCAACCTGGCGACAGCGGGCAGCGCCTCCCTTCCGGTCACCCGCGGCGTCATCGAAGCGCTGCGCGACGAGCCGGACCAGGATCTGCTGGGCCAGCGTCTCGCCTCCGAAGTCGCGCTCACCAGCGTGCTCGAGAAGGCCCTGCTGCTGCAGCGCACGCTGTTCGCCGGCAAGAAAGAACCCAACGTGGCCGCCAACGAGCTGGCGACGCAGGCCGTCGATCAGGAAAGCACCGCGCTGAACCAGGAGATCGTCAATCTGAAGACCGAGCTCGAACTACGCCGGGAACTGGCGGGCAATTCGCCGATGATGATCATCCAGCGCCACGGCGCACGTGCCGCGGGCTCGCGCGGCGTGTACGAAGGCGATCCCGTGCGTGACCGCGTGCAGGAGATTCAGAAACCCGCCAGCAGCAAATAG
- a CDS encoding TIGR03756 family integrating conjugative element protein — protein sequence MIRSRRWRRGLAAVLLAASGTAYALNTATIAASALSPDCLAWRVVGICYWLSCGFNACTVRTSVKVRHYVPDTVVSSYSNTGQNPWVEVRPMSLPNPTAVSGGDGTTSERSENNLAKFKNADVIGHPAGVLFSKFAGQSGYTCPGAGKPLMPYLLSTLDTLAWRYNVPELVYPESLIPGMREVGGRLTTNLWGNVYPRGGHLHQVDDHLTAAVIAQRAGDVVTRYGQPHVYQPLLATPSEGYWPAGALRESDASTGKWQELTPKLSTSCAVFPSHGFHAQAQRGDYAWALWRPYSCCKRRGQKFLGSTDF from the coding sequence ATGATTCGCTCTCGCCGCTGGCGGCGTGGCCTCGCCGCCGTCCTTCTCGCTGCCTCGGGCACTGCCTATGCCCTGAACACGGCCACCATCGCGGCCTCGGCGTTATCGCCAGATTGCCTGGCCTGGCGCGTGGTCGGCATCTGCTACTGGCTGTCCTGCGGCTTCAACGCTTGCACCGTACGCACCTCGGTCAAGGTCCGCCATTACGTGCCGGACACGGTCGTCTCCAGCTACAGCAACACCGGTCAGAACCCGTGGGTAGAAGTGCGACCGATGAGCCTGCCCAATCCCACGGCCGTTAGCGGCGGCGACGGCACGACCAGCGAGCGCAGCGAGAACAACCTCGCCAAGTTCAAGAATGCGGATGTGATCGGGCATCCCGCCGGCGTGCTGTTCAGTAAATTCGCCGGCCAATCCGGCTACACCTGCCCAGGGGCCGGCAAACCACTGATGCCCTATCTGCTGAGCACGCTCGATACCCTCGCTTGGCGTTACAACGTGCCCGAGCTCGTCTACCCGGAGTCGTTGATTCCGGGCATGCGCGAAGTAGGTGGCCGGCTCACGACCAACTTGTGGGGCAACGTCTATCCACGCGGTGGACATCTGCATCAGGTCGATGACCACCTGACCGCCGCGGTCATCGCGCAGCGTGCCGGGGACGTCGTTACGCGCTATGGCCAGCCGCACGTCTACCAGCCGCTGCTCGCCACGCCCAGCGAAGGCTACTGGCCCGCGGGTGCATTGCGCGAGAGCGATGCCTCCACCGGCAAGTGGCAGGAGCTGACACCCAAGCTCTCGACCTCATGCGCCGTGTTTCCCAGCCACGGATTCCACGCGCAGGCTCAACGTGGCGATTACGCCTGGGCCCTGTGGCGTCCATACAGCTGCTGCAAGCGGCGCGGGCAGAAGTTTCTGGGCAGTACCGACTTCTAG
- a CDS encoding TIGR03757 family integrating conjugative element protein codes for MLRRTSRYLPIAAPVAVALLLSPAFASAQVWVITDRQHPVQGKPDRLIELDAPPRIEQELTAGLPRDSSQAAALVQRRLNQGGNALQQRLGNAYQGVADAWSLGVQKIPAVVVDKRYVVYGETDVARAVARIAQHRERRP; via the coding sequence ATGCTACGACGTACTTCCCGCTACTTACCTATCGCCGCGCCGGTGGCGGTTGCTCTCTTGCTGTCGCCGGCATTCGCGTCCGCCCAGGTCTGGGTGATCACCGATCGCCAGCACCCCGTACAGGGAAAGCCCGATCGCCTGATCGAGCTCGACGCCCCGCCCCGCATCGAACAGGAACTGACCGCCGGGCTGCCCCGTGATTCCAGCCAAGCGGCGGCGCTCGTACAACGCCGACTCAATCAAGGGGGTAACGCACTCCAGCAACGTCTCGGCAACGCCTACCAGGGCGTCGCGGATGCCTGGAGTCTCGGCGTACAGAAGATTCCAGCCGTGGTGGTCGACAAGCGCTATGTCGTCTACGGCGAGACAGACGTCGCGCGTGCGGTAGCGCGCATTGCCCAACACCGGGAGCGCCGGCCATGA
- a CDS encoding AlbA family DNA-binding domain-containing protein — translation MTRLRSAPIKTAANLAQSHSTITNEGVAMSDMEYSRVKALVERPGESLAVEIKTWIDLNSVQGQAKLVRTTLALRNFDGGFFLIGFDDKSLLPDMQNVPLDVKKEFHPDKICALVARFASEPFEVAVEFVERDNVLFPVIVIPPGIRTPVAAKSDLLIDDTKIVTAGDVYIRTLNANRRPSSAKAHWKDWPSLVDICFNNREADIGRFVRRHLSGLSTENLKRILGAIDEDNPEHPPEPHRLQKLLDQGRHRFSEVVANRSLTLPQTGYWEVAMFLEGPIPPQDFGKFINLLSSCNPEYSGWPVWLVSSNFANEADRPHVFNEGWEALIALPSGRHTDFVQFDPKGNFYHLRALFDDLSLTDRSPTPGTGLDFALPVLDSAEAIAVGLAFAKAMGCAEDNCTLEFAFRWSGLRDRELNSWTYPGRYISPGRKAYQDEITLYQSVPLSTPPSAIGGLLTSMLSPLYALFNGFVLGPQTIEELSAQLVERRASI, via the coding sequence ATGACACGCCTGCGTTCCGCGCCGATCAAGACAGCGGCTAATCTAGCGCAGTCGCATTCAACCATAACGAATGAGGGGGTGGCGATGTCGGATATGGAATATTCTCGGGTCAAGGCACTCGTCGAGCGGCCGGGCGAAAGCCTTGCCGTTGAAATCAAGACGTGGATCGACCTGAACTCCGTGCAAGGTCAGGCGAAACTCGTCCGAACCACGCTTGCGTTGCGCAATTTTGACGGTGGCTTCTTCTTGATCGGCTTCGACGACAAGTCATTGCTCCCGGATATGCAGAACGTCCCGTTAGACGTAAAGAAGGAGTTCCACCCCGACAAGATCTGCGCGCTCGTTGCCCGATTTGCCTCGGAGCCGTTCGAAGTCGCGGTCGAATTCGTGGAGAGAGACAACGTACTGTTCCCTGTCATCGTGATTCCACCCGGGATCCGGACGCCGGTTGCCGCCAAGTCCGACCTGCTAATAGACGATACGAAAATCGTGACGGCGGGAGACGTGTACATTCGGACGCTGAATGCCAACCGACGGCCCAGCAGTGCCAAGGCGCACTGGAAAGACTGGCCTTCGCTCGTCGACATCTGCTTCAACAATCGCGAAGCTGACATCGGACGCTTTGTACGACGCCACTTGTCCGGCCTGTCCACGGAGAATTTGAAGCGCATCCTCGGCGCGATAGACGAAGACAACCCCGAACACCCACCGGAGCCTCATCGGTTGCAGAAGCTTTTGGACCAGGGCAGGCATCGATTCTCGGAAGTCGTTGCCAACCGATCATTGACCCTGCCGCAGACCGGGTATTGGGAGGTGGCGATGTTCCTCGAAGGTCCGATTCCTCCGCAAGATTTCGGCAAATTCATTAACCTGTTGAGTTCGTGTAACCCAGAATACAGTGGCTGGCCCGTATGGCTCGTCAGCAGCAACTTTGCGAACGAAGCGGATCGTCCACATGTATTCAATGAGGGATGGGAGGCGCTCATCGCCCTTCCCAGCGGTAGGCATACCGACTTCGTGCAATTTGATCCGAAGGGCAATTTCTACCACCTGCGCGCCCTATTTGACGACTTGTCGCTGACCGATCGGAGTCCAACGCCGGGAACCGGATTGGACTTCGCCCTTCCTGTTCTGGACAGCGCAGAAGCCATCGCCGTCGGACTTGCGTTTGCCAAAGCGATGGGATGTGCGGAGGACAACTGCACGCTTGAGTTCGCCTTTAGATGGTCCGGGCTGCGAGATCGCGAGCTAAATTCATGGACCTATCCTGGACGCTATATCTCGCCGGGGAGGAAGGCGTACCAAGACGAGATAACGCTGTACCAGTCTGTTCCCCTCAGCACACCGCCGTCAGCAATCGGTGGACTGTTGACTTCGATGTTGTCGCCGCTATATGCACTGTTTAACGGCTTCGTACTCGGCCCGCAGACCATCGAAGAGCTGTCGGCGCAACTCGTGGAGCGCAGAGCGTCGATCTGA
- a CDS encoding UPF0489 family protein, whose translation MDQLYEKLAIGGKDVYIVEAHHFVLMPWAHIRRGLETAPTLITLDHHTDTVDAFRGHRYRATKGDSDRSNAMLPELIASIDWKDDKSLLKAVSMLRHDEHIHTAFLAGIISCAFAINLSDQLPSVEEDAFSEATSRRFNQLLARMAPEPMPDRPTPPFNYARRDDGMFTISADCAIGCDNVPHDDECVVVRAGQVLESLYLDHELATANRMATCMGLASVEAEPYILDIDLDYFHSEKAITPADASTFHRLVRNAIAVTVALEPECVEELRCDDSKVTAPWLLERLKEHIDAAMK comes from the coding sequence ATGGACCAGCTTTATGAAAAGCTCGCCATCGGCGGCAAGGACGTTTACATCGTCGAAGCGCACCACTTTGTCTTGATGCCATGGGCACACATTCGTCGCGGTCTTGAAACTGCTCCCACCCTGATCACCCTGGATCATCACACCGACACGGTGGATGCATTCCGCGGGCATCGATATCGAGCGACGAAGGGCGACAGTGATCGATCGAACGCAATGCTGCCGGAATTGATTGCAAGCATTGACTGGAAGGACGATAAATCATTGCTCAAAGCGGTGAGTATGCTTCGACATGACGAGCACATTCACACCGCTTTCTTGGCAGGCATCATCTCCTGCGCGTTCGCAATCAATCTATCCGATCAGCTGCCTTCGGTCGAGGAGGACGCTTTCAGCGAAGCCACTTCGCGTCGATTCAATCAGTTGCTTGCCAGAATGGCGCCTGAGCCGATGCCGGATCGCCCGACACCTCCGTTCAATTACGCTCGTAGAGATGATGGCATGTTTACCATCAGTGCCGATTGCGCCATTGGTTGCGACAATGTCCCTCACGACGATGAATGTGTGGTTGTTCGCGCCGGCCAGGTGCTCGAGTCGCTCTACTTGGATCACGAGCTTGCCACGGCCAACAGGATGGCAACCTGCATGGGTCTCGCGAGTGTGGAAGCGGAACCGTACATCCTCGACATCGATCTCGATTACTTTCACTCCGAAAAAGCCATCACTCCAGCCGACGCGTCAACCTTCCACCGACTGGTGCGTAACGCGATAGCAGTCACCGTCGCATTGGAACCGGAATGCGTGGAGGAACTCCGTTGTGACGACTCTAAGGTGACCGCGCCCTGGCTTCTTGAGCGCCTCAAAGAACACATCGATGCCGCTATGAAGTGA
- a CDS encoding JAB domain-containing protein: MDQTYADLPAIPIASRFTVKEQNLIQRAIKVLESRLFQRDAVLNGVDDVRQYVRLKLGTNVNEAFAILCLDNAHRVICFETLFKGTIDQAAVYPRVILQRALANNAAAVILVHNHPSGRTDPSAADRTITAQITSALSSIGIPVLDHFIVGQGEPYSFAQAGLL, from the coding sequence ATGGATCAGACCTATGCCGACTTGCCGGCAATCCCCATCGCATCACGCTTCACCGTGAAAGAGCAGAACCTCATCCAACGAGCCATCAAGGTACTGGAGAGCCGGTTGTTTCAACGAGATGCCGTTCTCAACGGCGTCGACGACGTGCGACAGTACGTGCGCTTGAAGCTGGGAACCAACGTCAACGAAGCCTTCGCCATCCTCTGTCTCGATAACGCCCACCGGGTGATCTGCTTCGAAACGCTGTTCAAGGGCACCATCGACCAAGCAGCCGTCTACCCTCGCGTCATCCTCCAGCGCGCGCTGGCGAACAACGCCGCGGCCGTCATCCTGGTGCACAACCATCCGTCCGGACGAACCGACCCCAGTGCGGCCGATCGCACCATCACCGCGCAGATCACGAGTGCCCTAAGCTCGATCGGCATCCCCGTGCTCGATCACTTCATCGTCGGCCAAGGCGAGCCGTATTCCTTTGCCCAGGCCGGCCTGCTGTAA
- a CDS encoding DsbA family protein, which produces MKRNPPLSRPLRLLIVWTLVALMVLALWWLRPSRAPAPPGAPPSPPAAETTSGPPWRYGNAEARFTLVLFADLECDHCRTYFPRLMQWVDAHPDVMLQWHHRPLPLHEPAATKEARLAECLGKVNGAAAFWNAIAWIYLHTRGNGQGLPDNTPPPGMTPAVRHCVNDEASAAAVRSQAEDAVHAGINATPTLHLTDRETGGSTLLQGAVEGDVLLSALDWLAGASPHPLDTPHTEMPADDVGMPR; this is translated from the coding sequence ATGAAGCGCAACCCGCCGCTTTCCCGCCCCCTCCGGCTGCTGATCGTGTGGACGCTCGTCGCCCTGATGGTGCTCGCTCTCTGGTGGCTGCGCCCGTCACGCGCGCCCGCGCCGCCGGGCGCGCCCCCCTCGCCCCCCGCAGCGGAGACGACCTCCGGTCCGCCCTGGCGCTACGGAAACGCCGAGGCGCGCTTCACACTGGTGCTGTTCGCCGACCTGGAGTGCGATCACTGCCGCACCTACTTTCCCCGGCTCATGCAGTGGGTTGATGCGCATCCCGACGTCATGTTGCAGTGGCATCACCGCCCCTTGCCACTCCACGAACCGGCCGCGACGAAGGAGGCTCGACTCGCCGAATGCCTCGGCAAGGTCAACGGTGCGGCGGCCTTCTGGAATGCCATCGCCTGGATCTACCTGCACACGCGCGGCAATGGCCAGGGCCTGCCGGACAATACGCCACCGCCAGGGATGACCCCGGCCGTGCGCCACTGCGTCAACGACGAAGCGTCCGCCGCCGCGGTGCGCAGCCAGGCAGAGGACGCGGTACACGCCGGCATCAACGCCACGCCAACACTGCACTTGACCGATCGCGAAACCGGCGGCTCGACCCTCCTGCAAGGCGCCGTCGAGGGCGACGTGCTGCTCTCCGCCTTGGACTGGCTTGCCGGCGCGTCGCCACATCCATTGGACACGCCACACACCGAGATGCCTGCTGACGATGTCGGCATGCCTAGGTAG
- a CDS encoding conjugative transfer ATPase, translating into MAWPLARKHSISASPAPAAPDAWSRHTTTLAESGVAAPGSTATNKRKRATLADEQALYDVAPSFVDMLPWVEYLPDSNSLLLEDGVSVAAFFELTPVGTEGRELHWLARVRDSLENALQDSFDELDENPWVVQLYAQDETDWDSYLATLHGYIQPRAQGTAFSDFYERFFAHHLHAISTPGGLFEDSTVTRLPWRGQQRRVRMVVYRRAPAVTSRRGQSPEHALTVICERLLGGLSNAGVRCRRLAAADVHDWLLRWFNPHPTALGPSAAARERFYALAAYPEEAEPGEIELASGTEFAQRLFFGQPHSDVENGVWRFDGMPHRVMTVDRLRMPPGIGHLTGETRKGGDAVNALFDQMPEDTVMCLTLVATPQDVLEAHLNHLSKKAVGDTLASEQAREDVQEARSIIGSSHKLYRGALAFYLRGRDLSELDARGLQLANVMLNAGLQPVREEDEVAPLNSYLRWLPCMFDPAKDKRLWYTQLMFAQHAANLAPVWGRSQGTGHPGITMFNRGGGVITFDPLNRLDRQMNAHLFLFGPTGSGKSATLNNILNQVTAVYRPRLFIVEAGNSFGLYGDFAARLKLTVHRVKLSPGSGVSLAPFADARRLVDTPGKVQTLDADALDEAVDATAADAEGDEQRDVLGELEITARLMITGGEEREEARMTRADRSLIRQCILDAAKRCVADKRTVLTRDVRDALRERGHDASLPESRRTRLLEMADAMDMFTQGVDGEMFDRPGTPWPEVDITIVDLATFAREGYGAQLSIAYISLINTVNNIAERDQFLGRPIINVTDEGHIITKNPLLSPYIVKITKMWRKLGAWFWLATQNLDDLPKAAEPMLNMIEWWICLSMPPDEVEKIARFRELNASQKALMLSARKEAGKFTEGVILSKSMEVLFRAVPPSLYLAMAMTEPEEKAERFRLMQQHGISELDAAFMVAERIDRARGIEPLALDLAS; encoded by the coding sequence ATGGCCTGGCCCCTGGCTCGCAAGCACTCGATCTCTGCCTCCCCCGCCCCGGCTGCCCCTGACGCCTGGTCGCGTCACACAACCACGTTGGCCGAGAGCGGCGTCGCCGCGCCGGGCTCGACGGCCACAAACAAGCGCAAGCGCGCCACCCTGGCCGACGAACAAGCGCTCTACGATGTCGCCCCATCGTTCGTCGACATGTTGCCGTGGGTCGAGTATCTGCCGGACTCGAACAGTCTGCTGCTCGAGGATGGCGTATCAGTCGCCGCGTTCTTCGAACTCACCCCCGTGGGCACCGAGGGTCGTGAACTGCACTGGCTAGCCCGGGTGCGCGACAGCTTGGAAAACGCCTTGCAGGACAGCTTCGACGAACTGGATGAGAACCCGTGGGTCGTCCAACTGTATGCCCAGGATGAAACCGACTGGGACAGTTATCTCGCCACGCTGCACGGCTACATCCAACCGCGCGCGCAGGGCACCGCCTTCAGCGACTTCTACGAACGCTTCTTCGCCCATCATCTGCACGCTATCTCCACGCCAGGCGGGTTGTTCGAAGACAGCACCGTCACTCGCCTGCCCTGGCGCGGCCAGCAACGCCGCGTGCGCATGGTGGTCTATCGCCGCGCGCCGGCTGTCACGTCGCGGCGTGGGCAGTCACCCGAACACGCCCTGACCGTCATCTGCGAACGGCTGTTGGGTGGCCTGTCCAATGCCGGTGTCCGCTGCCGGCGTCTGGCAGCGGCAGACGTGCACGACTGGTTGCTGCGCTGGTTCAACCCCCACCCCACGGCGCTCGGCCCCTCGGCGGCCGCCCGCGAGCGCTTCTATGCGTTGGCAGCCTACCCGGAGGAAGCCGAACCCGGTGAGATCGAACTGGCCAGCGGCACGGAGTTCGCGCAGCGCCTGTTCTTCGGCCAGCCGCACTCCGACGTCGAGAACGGCGTGTGGCGCTTCGACGGCATGCCGCACCGGGTCATGACCGTGGACCGGCTGCGCATGCCGCCTGGCATCGGACACCTGACCGGCGAGACACGCAAAGGCGGTGATGCCGTCAATGCCCTGTTCGACCAGATGCCAGAAGACACGGTGATGTGCCTGACCCTGGTCGCCACGCCGCAGGACGTGCTCGAAGCCCATTTGAACCATCTGAGCAAGAAGGCCGTCGGCGACACCCTGGCCTCGGAGCAGGCGCGCGAGGATGTGCAAGAGGCACGCAGCATCATCGGCAGTTCGCACAAGCTTTACCGCGGCGCGCTGGCGTTCTACCTGCGCGGGCGTGACCTGAGCGAGCTCGACGCGCGCGGCCTGCAACTGGCAAACGTGATGCTCAATGCCGGGCTACAACCGGTGCGCGAAGAAGACGAGGTGGCGCCGCTGAATAGCTACCTGCGCTGGCTGCCGTGCATGTTCGACCCGGCGAAAGACAAACGCCTGTGGTACACGCAGTTGATGTTCGCCCAACACGCAGCGAACCTCGCTCCGGTCTGGGGACGCAGCCAGGGCACCGGGCATCCCGGCATCACGATGTTCAACCGCGGTGGTGGCGTCATCACGTTCGACCCGTTGAACCGGCTCGACCGGCAAATGAACGCGCACCTGTTCCTGTTCGGCCCAACCGGCTCAGGCAAGAGCGCCACACTCAACAACATTCTCAACCAGGTCACTGCCGTGTACCGGCCGCGATTATTCATCGTCGAGGCCGGCAACTCGTTCGGCCTGTACGGCGATTTCGCGGCACGCCTGAAGCTGACCGTACACCGGGTCAAGCTGTCGCCGGGCTCCGGCGTCAGCCTCGCACCATTTGCCGACGCCAGGCGCCTCGTCGACACGCCCGGCAAGGTACAGACGCTGGATGCCGATGCTCTGGACGAAGCAGTCGACGCAACGGCTGCGGACGCTGAAGGCGACGAACAACGCGATGTGCTGGGCGAACTGGAGATCACCGCGCGCCTGATGATCACCGGTGGTGAAGAGCGTGAAGAAGCGCGCATGACACGCGCCGACCGCAGCCTGATTCGCCAGTGCATTCTCGACGCAGCCAAGCGCTGCGTGGCCGACAAGCGCACCGTACTGACGCGCGACGTGCGTGATGCGCTGCGCGAGCGAGGCCACGACGCTTCGCTACCCGAATCGCGGCGCACGCGGCTGCTGGAAATGGCCGACGCGATGGACATGTTCACCCAGGGCGTGGACGGCGAGATGTTTGACCGGCCCGGCACCCCGTGGCCCGAGGTCGACATCACCATTGTCGACCTCGCCACCTTCGCGCGTGAAGGCTACGGCGCCCAGCTCTCGATCGCCTACATCAGCCTTATCAACACCGTGAACAACATTGCCGAGCGCGACCAGTTCCTCGGCCGGCCGATCATCAACGTCACCGATGAAGGGCACATCATCACCAAGAACCCGCTGCTGTCGCCCTACATCGTGAAAATCACCAAGATGTGGCGCAAGCTCGGCGCGTGGTTCTGGCTGGCGACGCAAAACCTGGACGACCTGCCGAAGGCCGCCGAGCCCATGCTCAACATGATCGAGTGGTGGATCTGCCTGAGCATGCCGCCGGACGAAGTCGAGAAGATCGCCCGGTTCCGTGAGTTGAATGCGTCGCAGAAAGCCCTGATGTTATCGGCGCGCAAGGAAGCCGGCAAGTTCACCGAGGGCGTCATCCTGTCGAAATCCATGGAGGTGTTGTTTCGCGCCGTACCGCCGAGCTTGTACCTGGCCATGGCGATGACGGAACCGGAAGAAAAAGCCGAACGCTTCCGCCTGATGCAGCAGCACGGCATCAGTGAGCTCGACGCGGCGTTCATGGTGGCCGAGCGAATCGACCGCGCGCGCGGCATCGAGCCACTGGCGCTCGACCTGGCCAGCTGA
- a CDS encoding TIGR03751 family conjugal transfer lipoprotein: MRPIWTNRLGLLVSVALLAGCATTKEKLLPHNGNSMLDVWNQESGGSGAGGQAARQLFDARQQLRRPLSESGAAIDGSAYTRTAQNEIYRQFHRLPNPDLVMYVFPHLAGTDPVPVPGYTTVFPLYQRVQYALPGERVEDY, encoded by the coding sequence ATGCGCCCGATCTGGACTAACCGCCTTGGCCTGCTGGTGTCAGTTGCGTTGCTTGCCGGCTGCGCCACCACCAAGGAGAAGCTGTTGCCGCACAACGGCAACAGCATGCTCGACGTGTGGAACCAGGAAAGCGGTGGCAGCGGCGCCGGCGGCCAGGCAGCGCGCCAGTTGTTTGACGCCCGGCAACAGTTGCGTCGCCCGCTTTCCGAATCGGGCGCGGCCATCGACGGCAGCGCTTACACCCGCACCGCGCAGAACGAGATCTACCGGCAGTTCCACCGGCTGCCGAACCCGGACTTGGTCATGTACGTCTTCCCGCATCTGGCCGGCACCGATCCAGTACCGGTGCCCGGCTACACCACGGTGTTCCCGCTGTACCAGCGCGTGCAATACGCCTTGCCCGGAGAGCGGGTGGAGGACTACTGA